A region of Micropterus dolomieu isolate WLL.071019.BEF.003 ecotype Adirondacks linkage group LG01, ASM2129224v1, whole genome shotgun sequence DNA encodes the following proteins:
- the mcf2la gene encoding guanine nucleotide exchange factor DBS isoform X3: protein MLASLCCGLQQAVRKQNHKCTQTNIQDDVLQSEDGPLCAAEIGSELQKQFAILPGGRGMNGSPIVIFPEFPAFSELEDEEVQNVLRYLTSVPSVAASGVGFILVIDRRLDRWAAVRATLLRIAGSFPGNLHLVLVLRPTTLLQRTLSDFLFKYNKDEFKMKVVMLSSVTELHAYIDPGQLTTELGGTQEYCHDSWISHRTAIEAFALMVKTTAQTLQTFGTELAETELPNDAEATTNLLHTHTLKKDKMKEDLQVALSQGGRLLECINEPLQTDPEYNMTYDEQENLDTVQRLLGQLDETEAAFDDFWERHRTKLEQCLQLRHFEQHFREVRGQLDVTSERLSGFSEVSVSPAHAEHVLRELSGHEDRACDVLDCALSLASEGDRLIENSHYAEDSIRPKCSELREVCEEISSTLRSKKSLLLKAMELHHALEKASRWCEEGIFLLASQPVDRCQSQDGAEAALQELERYLDTAPLHTLIDHSAICCQYEAALTTQLRDQVESVFQKQSSVQEMFEKRRVSLKKLAAKQTRPVQPVAPRPEVKSPLSSPNQQRKERRYSADNAICKKVETPLQNGGTRHASLTEEEENLAVLRRHVMNELLETERAYVEELLCVLEGYAAEMDNPAMAHLIPSALLSKKDVLFGNMSEIYQFHKRTFLKELEAYTDCPELVGRCFLERMKDLQIYEAYCQNKPRSESLWRQCSDCAFFQECQKKLEHKLGLDSYLLKPVQRITKYQLLLKELLKYSKSCDGSDDLQDALSSILGILKAVNDSMHLIAITGYEGNLSELGRLLMQGSFSVWTEHKKGHAKVKDLARFKPMQRHLFLHEKALLFCKRREENGEGYEKAPSYSFKHSLSMSAVGITENAKGDNKKFEVWCNSRDEVFIVQAPTPEIKTLWVNEIRKVLTQQLKACRDAIQQKSSDTPSPTSNNSSISLSPFRSSGQKNQKKQEEKKGEQSPNSDVNSSSSPKHKGWSKASLSVDASEENDGYSSGEDPMNSDPEDEVGKKLAPGKYTVVADCEKAGPQELSVKSGDMVQLIREGEEGQWFVKNLRSSKEGWVAAENLLSLISESKSSQSLSSSDGSVSGNLSTSSSCSETYTSFSDIKP from the exons TGTTGCAGCATCAGGAGTGGGTTTCATCCTGGTCATCGACAGACGACTGGATCGATGGGCCGCCGTCAGGGCTACCCTGCTCCGCATCGCT GGTTCATTTCCAGGGAACTTACACTTGGTTCTGGTGTTACGTCCCACTACTTTGCTCCAGCGGACTCTGTCAGACTTCCTGTTCAAGTACAACAAGGATGAGTTCAAAATGAAG GTGGTGATGCTTAGTTCCGTAACTGAGCTCCATGCCTATATCGACCCAGGACAATTGACCACAGAGCTGGGAGGCACGCAGGAGTACTGCCATGACAGCTGGATCTCACACCGCACT GCAATCGAGGCATTCGCCCTCATGGTGAAGACCACGGCTCAGACCCTGCAGACGTTCGGCACTGAGCTTGCAGAGACAGAATTACCCAACGACGCCGAGGCTACCACCAacctgctgcacacacacactctgaagaAGGATAAAATGAAG GAAGACCTGCAGGTGGCGCTGTCTCAAGGGGGACGTCTGCTGGAGTGTATCAACGAGCCGCTACAGACAGACCCTGAATACAACATGACCTATGATGAGCAGGAAAACTTAGATACTGTACAGAG aCTCCTGGGTCAGCTGGACGAAACAGAGGCAGCATTTGATGATTTCTGGGAGCGTCACCGCACCAAGCTGGAACAGTGTTTACAGCTCCGCCATTTTGAACAGCACTTCCGTGAA GTGCGTGGCCAGCTTGATGTGACATCAGAGCGGTTGTCTGGTTTCTCCGAGGTCAGTGTAAGCCCCGCCCATGCTGAGCACGTCCTCCGAGAGCTCAGCGGCCATGAGGACAGGGCCTGT GACGTACTGGACTGCGCCCTGTCCCTGGCCAGCGAAGGTGACAGGCTGATAGAAAATTCCCACTATGCCGAGGACTCCATTAGGCCGAAGTGCAGCGAGCTGAGGGAAGTGTGCGAGGAGATCAGCTCCACCCTGAGGAGCAAGAAGAGCCTCCTGCTGAAGGCGATGGAGCTCCACCACGCTCTGGAGAAG GCATCACGGTGGTGTGAGGAGGGCATCTTCCTGTTGGCCAGCCAGCCAGTGGACCGCTGTCAGTCTCAGGATGGAGCTGAAGCAGCTCTGCAAGAACTGGAGCGATACTTGGACACAGCGCCGCTACACACCCTCATAGATCACAGCGCCATCTGCTGCCAGTATGAGGCGGCCCTCACTACTCAGCTCAGG GACCAGGTAGAGAGCGTTTTCCAGAAGCAAAGCTCTGTCCAGGAGATGTTTGAGAAGAGACGCGTCAGCCTGAAGAAACTTGCCGCCAAACAGACCAGACCAGTCCAGCCAGTAGCACCAAGACCTGAAGTGAAGTCTCCACTCTCCTCACCCA atcaacagagaaaagaaagaagataCTCTGCAGATAATGCCATCTGCAAAAAG gtggAGACTCCCTTACAAAACGGTGGCACCAGACATGCTTCTCTcacagaagaggaagaaaacctGGCAGTACTTCGGCG ccACGTAATGAATGAATTGCTGGAGACGGAGAGAGCATATGTGGAGGAGCTACTGTGTGTGCTGGAG GGCTACGCAGCGGAGATGGACAACCCTGCCATGGCTCACCTCATCCCCAGCGCCCTGCTCAGCAAGAAGGACGTCCTGTTTGGCAACATGTCTGAAATCTACCAGTTTCATAAGAG AACGTTTCTAAAGGAACTGGAAGCGTACACTGACTGCCCAGAACTAGTGGGTCGCTGCTTTTTAGAGAGG ATGAAGGACCTGCAGATCTACGAGGCTTACTGCCAGAACAAGCCTCGCTCTGAAAGCTTGTGGAGGCAGTGCTCCGACTGTGCCTTCTTCCAG GAGTGCCAGAAGAAGTTGGAACATAAACTTGGTTTGGACTCCTACCTCCTTAAACCTGTCCAGAGAATCACCAAGTACCAGCTACTGCTTAAG GAGCTGTTGAAATACAGTAAGAGCTGCGATGGCAGTGATGACCTACAGGATGCTCTCTCCTCCATCCTGGGGATCCTGAAAGCTGTTAACGACTCCATGCACCTCATCGCCATCACAGGATATGAG GGCAACCTGTCCGAGCTGGGTCGCCTGCTGATGCAGGGCTCCTTCAGCGTGTGGACGGAGCATAAAAAAGGTCACGCCAAGGTCAAGGACCTGGCCCGGTTCAAGCCCATGCAGAGGCACCTGTTCCTGCACGAGAAGGCCCTGCTCTTCTgtaagaggagagaggagaacgGGGAGGGCTATGAGAAAGCTCCGTCTTACAGCTTCAAACACTCCCTCAGT ATGAGCGCGGTGGGCATCACCGAGAACGCGAAAGGAGACAACAAGAAGTTTGAGGTTTGGTGTAACTCCAGAGACGAGGTTTTTATAGTCCAG GCTCCAACACCAGAGATTAAAACATTGTGGGTGAACGAGATCCGCAAAGTTTTGACCCAACAGCTCAAAGCCTGCAGAG ATGCCATTCAGCAGAAGAGCTCAGACACCCCGAGTCCCACCAGCAACAACTCTTCCATCTCCCTCAG TCCCTTTCGTAGCAGTGGTCAGAAAAACCAGAAGAAGCAGGAAGAGAAGAAGGGGGAGCAAAGCCCGAACTCTGACGTCAACTCCTCTTCATCACCGAAACACAAAG GCTGGAGCAAGGCGTCTCTCTCGGTGGATGCCTCAGAAGAGAACGATGGGTACTCCAGTGGCGAGGACCCCATGAACTCTGACCCGGAGGATGAAGTAGGAAAGAAGCTG GCTCCAGGGAAGTATACGGTGGTAGCGGACTGCGAGAAGGCGGGACCTCAGGAGCTGTCTGTCAAGAGTGGAGACATGGTCCAGCTAatcagagaaggagaggagggacaGTG GTTTGTGAAGAACCTTCGCAGCAGTAAGGAGGGCTGGGTGGCAGCAGAAAACCTCCTCAGCCTCATATCAGAGTCCAAGTCCTCCCAGTCGCTCAGCAGCTCAG ATGGCAGCGTCTCTGGGAACCTCAGCACTTCGTCCAGCTGCAGCGAGACCTACACCAGCTTCTCCGACATCAAACCCTGA